In one Oryza glaberrima chromosome 2, OglaRS2, whole genome shotgun sequence genomic region, the following are encoded:
- the LOC127761245 gene encoding tyrosine aminotransferase-like isoform X2, which produces MESGGAGGEGETAGWRFGAANPALAVAGSQSIRAAVTRIYRCLDGSGDARPVAPLAHGDPSAFACFRAAPAATDAVAAAAASGKYNHYSPAVGIAPACSAVAAHLSRELPYAVSPADVVLTAGCNHAVEIMMSVLASPGANVLLPRPGYPLYASRAALSGLEFRHFDLLPDSEWEVDLAGVEALADANTVAMVIVNPNNPCGCVYSRDHLAKIAETARKLGIMVISDEVYDHFAFGSKPFVPMGVFGDVAPVMTLGGISKRWMVPGWRLGWIAATDPNGILRNKKIIDSVIDYRAISVDPVTFVQGALPDILAKTDDAFFTNALGVVKKAAEICYEKLKEIDCITCPHKPEGSMFVMAKLDLSSLDGIEDDVDFCSKLAKEESVVICPGSGLGMKNWLRITFAVDPQLLEDGLERTKCFCKRHGKIKEAS; this is translated from the exons ACGGATTTACCGCTGCCTCGACGGGAGCGGCGACGCGCGGCCCGTGGCGCCGCTCGCCCACGGCGACCCCTCCGCGTTCGCGTGCTtccgcgccgcgcccgccgccacggacgccgtcgccgccgccgccgcctccggcaaGTACAACCACTACTCCCCCGCCGTAGGAATCGCGCCGGCGTGCAG cgcggtggcggcgcacctGTCGCGGGAGCTCCCCTACGCCGTCTCGCCGGCGGACGTGGTGCTCACCGCCGGCTGCAACCACGCCGTCGAGATCATGATGTCCGTGCTCGCGTCGCCGGGCGCCAACGTGCTGCTCCCGCGGCCCGGCTACCCGCTGTACGCGTCGCGCGCCGCCCTGAGCGGCCTCGAGTTCCGCCACTTCGACCTCCTCCCCGACAGCGAGTGGGaggtcgacctcgccggcgtcgaggccCTCGCCGACGCCAACACCGTCGCCATGGTCATCGTCAACCCCAACAACCCCTGCGGCTGCGTCTACTCCCGCGACCACCTCGCCAAG ATCGCAGAGACGGCGAGGAAGCTGGGGATAATGGTGATCAGCGACGAGGTGTACGACCACTTCGCGTTCGGGAGCAAGCCGTTCGTGCCGATGGGGGTGTTTGGCGACGTGGCGCCGGTGATGACGCTGGGCGGCATCTCCAAGCGGTGGATGGTGCCCGGCTGGCGCCTCGGCTGGATCGCCGCCACCGATCCCAACGGAATCCTCAGGAACAAGAAG ATCATCGACTCAGTCATTGACTACCGAGCCATCTCGGTAGATCCCGTAACATTTGTTCAG GGAGCATTGCCCGACATCCTCGCGAAGACGGACGATGCGTTCTTCACCAATGCCCTTGGGGTGGTGAAGAAGGCGGCGGAGATATGCTACGAGAAGCTCAAGGAGATCGACTGCATCACCTGCCCTCACAAGCCGGAGGGCTCCATGTTCGTCATGGCGAAGCTGGACCTGTCTTCCCTAGATGGCATAGAGGACGACGTCGACTTCTGCAGCAAGCTGGCCAAGGAGGAATCCGTGGTCATCTGCCCAG GGAGTGGATTAGGGATGAAGAATTGGCTCCGGATAACCTTCGCGGTTGATCCACAATTACTAGAGGATGGTCTAGAGAGAACCAAGTGTTTCTGCAAGAGGCATGGTAAAATCAAGGAAGCCAGCTAG